AACACCTCAGGTCATGAGATAGATCTCCCAGGTGCAAAAGTTGGGGAGGTTTGCGTACGTTTTGCCCCAGAGCCTAGCGGATATCTCCACATTGGTCATGCTAAGGCTGCACTGTTGAACCAGTATTTTGCAGATAGATATAAAGGACGTCTCTTAGTTCGATTTGATGACACAAATCCTTCCAAAGAAAGCAGCGAATTTGTTGAGAACGTCCTGAAGGATATTGAGACCCTTGGAGTTAAATACGATGCAGTTACATACACATCGGATTATTTCCCAAAGCTAATGGAAATGGCCGAATGTTTGATTAAGCAGGGAAAGGCATATGTTGATGATACACCCAAGGATAAAATGAATACTGAAAGGAGGGACGGTGTGGAATCTAAATGTAGAAACAGTACTGTTGAGGAGAACTTGTTGTTGTGGAGTGAGATGGTTAATGGTACCAAGAGGGGTACTCAGTGCTGTGTGCGTGGTAAACTTGACATGCAGGACCCCAACAAATCACTTCGAGATCCTGTTTACTACCGTTGCAACCCTGATCCCCATCACCGAGTTGGCTCAAAATACAAGGTCTATCCAACATATGACTTTGCATGCCCATTTGTTGACGCATTGCAAGGAGTGACTCATGCTCTTCGTTCAAGTGAATATCATGATCGGAACGCACAGTACTACCGTATCCTTCAGGACATGGGGCTGCGGAGGGTTGAAATCTTTGAGTTCAGCAGACTGAATATGGTTTATACCGTCCTTAGCAAGCGCACGCTTCGCTGGTTTGTACAAAACAAGAAGGTGGACGACTGGACTGACGCACGCTTTCCCACTGTACAAGGCATATTACGCCGTGGCTTGAAGATTGAAGCCTTGATCCAGTTTATACTCGAGCAGGTAATCTACTAATGAGTTATCTTCTtctctattattattattatgtgtaAGTTTTGAGTTATTAACTCTCCTTTCTTTTTTTTGCATTTCCTATTTGTGAAGGGTGCTTCAAAGAATCTGAATCTCATGGAATGGGATAAACTCTGGACAATCAACAAGAAGATAATTGATCCAGTATGTGGAAGGCATACTGCTGTGCTGAAGGACAAAAGTGTGCCCTTGACACTTACTAATGGCCCAGAGGTACCATTCATTTGAATTTTACCTAGGCACAAGAAATGTGAGGGTGCTGGAAATAAGGCTATAACGTTCGCAAACAGAATTTGGCTAGAGTATGCTGATGCATCAGCCATTAGCGTGGGTGAGGAAGTCACTTTGATGGACTGGGGAAATGCTATCATTAAAGAAATCAAGACAGATGATGGAACAATTACTCAACTAGTTGGTGAACTCCATCCTGACGGGTCAGTGAAGATGACAAAGCTGAAGCTAACCTGGCTATCAGATATTGAAGACCTTGTGTCTCTCTCTTTGGTGGATTTTGACTACCTAATCATCAACAGAAAGGTGAGGCATCATGTTCTATGTTCAAGTCGGTAGGCTTGCAGTCACTTGAGCACCAGAACCGTTTCTTATACTACCTATTTGCTGCATTATTTACTTATTAATCTGTTCAACTATGCGTTGCTTGGCGAACTTATCTCTTCCATCAATGTGTCCATATTGTCTCAGTCAATCCTAATTCCTAAGTGGTACATCTATTCTTTTAGTCCTAATATGTGGCACTTTTGCAGCTGGAACTGGGAGAAGATGATAAGCCCGGAGGTGAGAAGTTCCTTGAAAATCTTAACCCATGCACCCGACGAGAAGCTTTAGCTCTTGGAGACCCAAACATGCGGAACATCAAGCGAGGAGAAGTTGTACAGCTCGAAAGGAAAGGCTATTACAGGTGTGATGTTCCATTTGTCGGGTCATCAAAACCAATCATGCTTTTTGCCATTCCCGATGGTCGACTGAAGTCCACGTCGATTGTTTCTGGAGCCTAGCTTCAACAAGTTATGTTGGGTAAATAGTTGGTACTTTTTGGACAAAAATCTTGCAACCATATTGGTATCCTCAGACTGAAATATGGAACTTCAGATTTCGGTTCTTCAGTGTCGCTGTGTAGTTCCTTTTGCATGTTTTGAGGACCTGTAGATTTGCGGAACAAATATCAAGATGATAATTGATTGATCTTCTCCACATCTGTGAGCCGTTCTGCTCTCTTCAGCATATGCTGTGTTGTTTAAGTTCTCACGTTTTTTTGTACTCCTAGATGCCGATCTATTGTGACCCAAATGGTCTTCCTAGTAGGACCTATTTGGTGTGATTCCCATATATGTTGACCGTTTCATGCAAAATTTGCTTTACTTTTAAATTGCACCCAAAACTTCTACGGTTAATTTTGGCAGTTTTTCTCTCTCTGTACCATTCGCACCTTGTTACACTGGCTGGGACCATGTCCCTTGATTTTTGTTCTCACTTGGTATAAACTATGCCTGCAATCTCTACATTTCTTCTTTTTGGGACAAATTTTTGTACATTTGGGAATCAAGGAACTAACTGGAACCTTTTTTTTAATTGAGGAATTAACTGGAACTGGTAGAACCTGAACCCTTGCTTAGGCATGAAAATAAGAATAGGGGAAGGGCAGCATCTATAGGAAATTAAGTAGTGAAAGGTTATATCGATAAAAAAAAGTAGTGAAAGGTTGTCGTGCCGACAAATACCGGCAAGGGCACATGTCCGCATGAGACCAAGAGGGAGGATGCGGCGTTTTTATTCCCCGAACTTTTAAAAGATTTATTCCATACTCCTAGGGTTCAAAAACAAGATACAGAAGGTAATGTGCAACATTGCACATTTTTTGACAATGGGTGGATTTTATTTACTCAATATAAAGTATGAATAGGATACAAACACAAATAGCAcatacccggcctctgcataattaaTATGCACACAGACAGCAAGTATCAAAGTCATATAAGACTAAAGCTATGCCTAAGCAAGGAAAAAGGAAATACCTAAGGCGATCAAATCTTTGATCGGTAAACTATAACAAATGACAACCTTATCCGCACCAGCTATCTCATGACCCCACACAGACGACAATGTTCTTCAGAGGAACACCTTTAGGAAGGGAGCGACGCACAAGCGTCGTCGTCACCGGACCGAATCACCAAAGGCTAGGTTCTAGGTTTTCACCCTAAAAGAACCAATCTGAGCATATCCGaataatgccttcaacaaggtaatgatGCAACATCGTCATTGTCAGGTATAACCATCTTGGCCAGACCTAGGTTTTCACCCTGGAACTCGAGACCGGGTGTTTAAGAAGCACCATCATCGAAGTCACTCATGTGTTGTCTCCACCATTTTTCCTCAATCAGCAACAGCGATGTGTGTGGTCGTTCATATATTACACCTCACTACCGAATGTAACCACCGGTtctagggagagagaaaaaaaatcctcgtgaagatCTTTCGGTGGTCATTGCAATCTGTGGCGAAGCCGCCGCTGCAGACCGGTGTAATCAACACCAATGACGCAACACACCATCACCACCTCACCAACGAGAGCCCTCTCCAATCCAATTGGCCCAGTAGACCATAGCGTCGGAAGGCGGATTTGTGCCGGATGCCGGATTCGCGTTCGAGTGCACAGGATTGCAGTGGACCATCTGCTCCACACCGGTGTATCAGATCTGGGCAAAACATGCACGGAGGTGCACACCGGTGAAGGACCAGGGCTAGAGCGGGGACACGTAGCTCCGCCAGCAACAACACAAAGGACCAAAGCCAAGGCGTCCAGCGGCTCATGGCTGGGGAGGCACGCCGAGATGGCGGTAGCACAGGTCAAGCGGCAGCGCATACCCGACATGGCGAGGTGAGATCCACGTAGGGGCAGGTCTGACCGGAGCACGGAGGGCGCGCAGAGGAACCCGCCGCCGCCAACCATCGACCGGGGCTTTACCCGGGCGGCACCGACCAGTGGCGGCAAGGGGAGGAAGGCATGGTGGGAGCCTGGAGCGGTGGCGGTAGCGGAGCCACCCGAATCTCCTCAGGGGACGACGCGAGGGCGTTGATCCATTTTTTCTGGGACGTCGTTAGCCGGATGCCCTTCGAATTAATTCATGTGTGATCTACTTGTGCAACATTGCAAATGATGAGAGATCAACATGACCTTAGTAGGACACTGGTCAGCACAATGTTGTTGTCCTAAACAAGCAAATATTGTCAAACATACCTTGAGCTTGAGTATGCACAAGAGTATTGTTCTTTTGGTCAATCGTGAGTGCTCTTACGTCTTCTTATTAATTAACTAGAGATAGTTGGAGAAATTTGGTTTGATCATGTGTAGGGAAGTTTTTAAGATCTCTCTTCTTGCATCCGCTTCATCTAGAGTTTGGTTGTCTAGTATGAAGTGTGTCTTCTTTATCTCCAAAAGATGGACAAGCCATGCTGCCAACTCCAGAGCCTTTGCCGCCGCTTGTAGCATCGACGTTGCCTGAGTAGCGGAATATGCAAACCCCTTCAGTGATACTCAATAATAATCAGAAACCTGCAGAATATGGCGAACCCATTCATTGGGGTACCCCATTCAGTGGCACACACCAATGGAACCCAACGGAGAGGCGGGAGGGGAGCCTTGGATTTGAGATCGGCAGCACCTTCCATATCAAGGAACCCCTTCCATATTTGAGATCCAGTCACACGAACCGACCTGGATCAAGGTCCTGCATATACACGGATACACCTCAATCTTAATCAAAAGCGTCAAACCAACAAGAGTTGTCCTACCCCCTTAAGCGCTGACCAACAAGAGTTCTCCCGCCCCCTATTGCCCACAACCACCGAGAGAACAACGAGATCATGGCTTCAGATCTTCGACCCGCCCCTGTCGGCGACTGACCGACCGATTGGGCTGACCTTCCTACGGGCGTACTCTCTCTTCTCGCATCAAACCACACCCCTTACGGCAGGGATTGACTGGGCATGGACACTGTTTGCCGTGGTGCGGCTCGGTATCCATCTCCGACATGCGTCCCTCGCCGCTCCCATGCGTTTTGCTCCCCTCTCATCATAGCACACCTTGCTTCTTGTGCTTTCTTGGCGGTGTCCACGCCCCCCGGCCCATTCCCTCTTGCACGAGCAGCTGCCACGGTACATCATCTCGGCGGGCCAGGGCGGATGGCTCCTCGTCGTCACAGAGGGACGCAGTTACATGCTTTTCAACTTTAGGTCCGACGCGCTCATACGACTTCCCTGCTTCCTCAACATGTTCGGCGACAAGAGGTTCATGCGGATAACCTCCGCCTCGATCGCGCCTCAGCCTCCAGCTCTCGACGCAGAGACGCCCGACATCATGTGGGCGCTATCATGGACGGTGGCGCCTGTCTAGGCTTCTGGCCCATGCGGTCCTACAAGGAGCGCTTCTTTTGGGCACCTGGGCTCGAGGGGGAGCAACTTGAAGACCTGATCTTCTTCAATGGCTCCCTCTTCGTCCTTAAGCACCAGGAGGGCATCTTCGAGGTCGTCCTCATCCCAGACCCGGAGCTGCAGGGCCTTCGCCTCCTGCCAGCGCAAGAGCACATCTTCTGCCCCGCGGATACCCCAGCCTGGACTCGCGCTGCCCCAAGGCGGTGGTGGCGTGGTTCTTGGTCGAGAGTCGTGGGGAACTTTTGATGGTCGTTCATATCGTGTCCACCGTTGTGCTAGAGAGCCCCGAGTGATGACGGGCTGATCTTCGGTGCGTAGGCCCCGCCTCTGATGGTATCCTTCACCGATGGGTCACCCAAGACCTTGGCCACCGTCTTATGTTTGTCGACGGAGGGTGCtcgcgctgttggggaacgtagcagaaattcaaaaattttcctacgtaacaccaagatctatctatggagagaccagcaacgagtagaaaggggagtgcatctacatacccttgtagatcgctaagcggaagcgttcaagtgaacggggttgatggagtcgtactcgtcgtgattcaaatcaccgatgatcaagtgccgaacggacggcacctccgcgttcaacacacgtacagcccgacgatgtctcccacgccttgatccagcaaggggagagggagaggttgaggaagactccatccaacagcagcacaacggcgtggtggtggtggaggagcgtggcaatcctgcagggcttcgccaagcacctatgggagaggaggaggtgtcacgggagggagggaggcgccaagggctcaggtatggatgccctccctcccctccactatatataggggcaggggagaggggggaggcgcagccttgccccctactccaagaaaggggtgcggctaaggaggggggaggagtccatcctccccaaggcacctcggaggtgccttccccctttaggactctcccctttttcctttatcttggcgcatgggcctctaggggctggtgcccttggcccatgtaggccaaggcgcacccctacagcccatgtggcccccggggtaggtggccccacccggtgggcccccgggacccttccggtggtcccggtacaataccgatgaccccgaaacttgtcccgatggccgaaacaggacttcctatatataaatctttacctccggaccattccggaactcctcgtgacgtccgggatctcatccgagactccgaacaacattcggttaccacatacaagcttcctttataaccctagcgtcatcgaaccttaagtgtgtagaccctacgggttcgggagacatgcagacatgaccgagacgttctccggttaataaccaacagcgggatctggatacccatgttggctcccacatgttccacgatgatctcatcggatgaaccacgatgtcaaggacttaatcaatcccgtattcaattccctttgtctatcggtattttacttgcccgagactcgatcgtcggtatccaataccttattcaatctcattaccggcaagtcactttactcgttccgtaacacatcatcccgtgatcaactccttggtcacattgcgcatatgatgatgtcctaccgagtgggcccagagatacctctccgtttacacggagtgacaaatcccagtctcgattcgtgccaacccaacagacactttcggagatacctgtaatgcacctttatagccacccagttacgttgtgacgtttggtacacccaaagcattcctacggtatccgggagttgcacaatctcatggtctaaggaaaagatacttgacattggcaaagctctagcaaatgaactacacgatcttttgtgctagtcttaggattgggtcttgtccatcacatcattctcctaatgatgtgatcccgttatcaacgacatccaatgtccatagccaggaaNNNNNNNNNNaggctcactagggacatattgtggtctatgtattcacacgtgtattacgattttcggataatacagttatagcatgaataaaagacaattatcatgaacaaggaaatataataataatacttttattattgcctctagggcatatttccaacagtctcccacttgcactagagtcaataatctagttcacatcgccatgtgattaacactcacaggtcacatcgccatgtgactaatacccaagagtttactagagtcagtagtctagttcacatcactatgtgattgacactcaatgagttttatgtttgatcatgttgcttgtgagagaggttttagtcaacgggtctgaacctttcagatccgtgtgtgctttacaaatctctatgtcatctcctagatgcagctaccacgctctatttggagctattccaaacaactgttctacttggagctattctaaattgttgctccattatatgtatccggtatctctacttagagctatctggataggtgttaagcttgtatcgacgtaacctttacggcgaactcttttaccacctccataatcgagaaaattccttagtccactagttactaaggataattttgaccgttgtcctgtgagccattcttggatcactcttgtaccccttgactgactcatggcaaggcacacttcaggtgcggtacacagcatagcatactgaagagcctacgtcttaagcataggggacgaccttcgtcctttctctctattctgctgtggtcgagctttaagtcttaacttcgtaccttacaactcaggcaagaactccttctttgactggtccatcttgaacaccttcaagatcatgtcaaggtatgtgctcatttgaaagtattattaagcattttgatctatccttatagatcttcatgctcaatgttcaagtagcttaatccaggctttccattgaaaaacactttcaaaataaccctatatgctttctagaaattctacatcatctctgatcatcaatatgtcaacaacatatactcatcagaaattctatagtgctcccactcacttctttggaaatacaagtttctcataaactttgtatagacccaaaatctttgatcatcttatcaaagcgtacattccaactccgagatgcttactctagtccttagaaggatcgctggagctagcataccttttagcatccttaggatcgaaaaaacttttctgattgtattgcatacaacctttccttacgaaaactggtaaggaaactcgttttgacatccgtctgccagatttcataaatgcagctaatgctaacatgattccgacggacttaagcatcgctacggatgagaaaatctcatcgtagtcaactccttgaacttgtgaaaaactcttcgccacaagtcgagcttcatggatggtgacatttccatccacgtccgtcttcttcttaaaagatccatttatcttaatggattgccgatcatcgggcaagtccatcaaagtccatgctttgttctgatatatggatactatctcggatttcatggcttctaaccatttgtcggaattcgggcccaccatcgcttctccatagctcgtaggttcattgttgtctagcaacatgaccttcaagacaggatcaccttaccactccgaagtagtacgtgtccttgtcgtcctacgaggtttggtagtgacttgatccgaagtttcatgatcaatatcataagcttccacttcaattggtgtaggtgccacaggaacaacttcctctgccctgccacacactagttgaagagacggttcaataacctcatcaagtctccaccatcctcccactcaactctttcgagagaaacttttcctcgagaaaggacccaattctagaaacaattcatattgctttcggatctgaattaggaggtatacccaactattttgggtttcctatgaagatgcattttatccgctttgggttcgagcttatcaacctgaaactttttcatataagcgtcgcagccccaaacttttaagaaacgacaacttaggtttctccaaacggtgtcgtctcaacggaattacgtggtgccctatttaaagtgaatgtggttgtctctaatgcctaacccatgaacaatagtggtaattcgataagagacatcatggtacgcaccatatccaatacggtgcaactatgatgttcggacacaccatcacactatggtgttccaggcggtattaattgcgaaacaatttccacaatgtcttaattgtgtgccaaaactcgtaactcagatattcatctctatgatcatatcatagacattttatcctcttgtcacaatgatcttctacttcactctgaaattacttgaaccattcaataattcagacttgtgttttaccaagtaaatattctcaacatctactcgaatcatctgtgaagtaagatcataacgatattcactgcatgcctcagcactcattggactgcgcacatcaaaatgtgttacttccaacaagttgctatcttgttccatcttattgaaaccgaggcttttcagtcatcttgcctatgtggtatctcaagtgattcaaaatcaagtgagtccaaacgatccatttgcatggagtttcttcatgcatatacaccaatagacatggttcgcatgtctcaaacttttcaaaaatgagtgagtccaaagatccatcaacatggagcttcttcatgcattttataccgatatgacttacgtggcagtgccacaaataggtggtactatcattactatcttttggcatgaacatgtgtatcactacgatcgagatttcaatgaaccattcattttaggtgcaagaccatttaaggtattattcaaataaatagagtaaccattattctctttaaatgaataaccgtattgcgatagacataatccaatcatgtctatgctcaacgcaaacaccaaatctcgatggtagagggagcgtgcgatgcttgatcatatcaacattggaaacacttccaacacgtatcgtcagctcacctttagctagtctccgttttattccgtagcttttatttcgagttactaacacttagcaaccgaaccggtatccaataccctggtgctactaggagtactagtaaagtacacattaacataatgtatatccaatatacttctatcgaccttgccagccttctcatctaccaagtatctagggtaatgctgctccagtggttgttccccttattacagaagcacttagtctcgggtttgggttcaaccttgggtttcttcactagagcagcagctgatttgccgtttcatgaagtatcccttcttgcccttgcccttcttgaaactagtggtctcaatgaccatcaacgattgatgatccttcttgatttctactttcgcggtgtcaaacatcgcgaatatctcaaggatcatcatatatgtccctgctatattatagttcatcacgaagctctagcagcttggtggtaatgacttcggagaaactat
The sequence above is a segment of the Triticum dicoccoides isolate Atlit2015 ecotype Zavitan chromosome 1A, WEW_v2.0, whole genome shotgun sequence genome. Coding sequences within it:
- the LOC119287569 gene encoding glutamate--tRNA ligase, cytoplasmic-like; the encoded protein is MEAMAAKLVFPQDNPPLSIISAAKIAVVPITTDPCLPSGSVPTLHFGSGDFIHGVNTVLRYIARTTSVSSFYGENAIQEARVDEWLEYAPLILSGSEFEAACSFLDGYLASRTFLVGHGLTVADIVVWSNLRGNFWLLSFMCSLMFSPFVLPWRSQLFSSRAGQRWESLRRSRKYQNLVRWFNSVAVDYALEEVTSVYVGKRAIGKSPAPCLKEKMPGLKNTSGHEIDLPGAKVGEVCVRFAPEPSGYLHIGHAKAALLNQYFADRYKGRLLVRFDDTNPSKESSEFVENVLKDIETLGVKYDAVTYTSDYFPKLMEMAECLIKQGKAYVDDTPKDKMNTERRDGVESKCRNSTVEENLLLWSEMVNGTKRGTQCCVRGKLDMQDPNKSLRDPVYYRCNPDPHHRVGSKYKVYPTYDFACPFVDALQGVTHALRSSEYHDRNAQYYRILQDMGLRRVEIFEFSRLNMVYTVLSKRTLRWFVQNKKVDDWTDARFPTVQGILRRGLKIEALIQFILEQGASKNLNLMEWDKLWTINKKIIDPVCGRHTAVLKDKSVPLTLTNGPENLARVC